The following coding sequences are from one Eucalyptus grandis isolate ANBG69807.140 chromosome 11, ASM1654582v1, whole genome shotgun sequence window:
- the LOC104426870 gene encoding alcohol dehydrogenase 3 isoform X1 produces MSSTAGFMIPCKAAVAWEAGKPLVIQQVEVAPPQAMEVRMKVKYTSLCHTDLYFWEAKGQTPLFPRIFGHEAAGVVESVGEGVSDVAVGDHVLPVFTGECGECRHCQSEESNMCDLLRINTERGVMLSDGKSRFSINGTPINHFLGTSTFSEYTVVHAGCLAKINPLAPLDKVCIVSCGVSTGLGATLNVAKPKQGSSVAIFGLGAVGLAAAEGARIAGASRIIGVDLNPNRFEEAKKFGVTEFVNPKDYDRPVQQVIAEMTDGGVDRSVECTGNINAMVSAFECVHDGWGVAVLVGVPNKDAVFMTKPINILNERTLKGTFFGNYKPRSDIPSVVDMYLNKKLELDKFITHRVPFSEINKAFDLMVKGEGLRCIINMED; encoded by the exons ATGTCGAGCACCGCCGGATTCATGATCCCCTGCAAAG CGGCGGTCGCGTGGGAAGCGGGGAAGCCGCTGGTGATCCAGCAGGTGGAGGTGGCTCCGCCGCAGGCCATGGAAGTGAGGATGAAGGTGAAGTACACCTCGCTATGCCACACTGATCTTTACTTCTGGGAGGCCAAG GGGCAGACGCCATTATTTCCTCGCATTTTTGGCCATGAAGCTGCTGG GGTGGTGGAGAGTGTTGGAGAAGGGGTGTCAGATGTTGCAGTTGGGGATCATGTGCTTCCAGTGTTCACAGGGGAGTGTGGAGAATGTAGGCATTGCCAGTCTGAGGAAAGCAACATGTGTGATCTGCTAAGAATCAACACCGAGAGAGGGGTTATGCTTAGTGATGGGAAATCTAGGTTTTCCATAAATGGTACACCAATAAATCACTTTCTGGGCACGTCCACTTTCAGTGAATATACAGTTGTTCACGCAGGCTGTCTAGCAAAGATTAACCCTCTTGCACCTTTGGATAAAGTCTGTATTGTCAGTTGCGGCGTTTCTACGG GATTAGGAGCCACATTGAATGTCGCGAAGCCGAAACAAGGTTCTTCTGTTGCTATATTTGGTCTGGGAGCTGTCGGCCTAGCT GCTGCAGAAGGTGCTAGAATTGCGGGTGCATCAAGAATAATTGGAGTTGATTTGAACCCGAACAGGTTTGAGGAAG CCAAGAAGTTTGGAGTGACCGAATTCGTTAACCCAAAGGATTACGACAGACCTGTTCAACAG GTTATTGCTGAAATGACTGATGGTGGTGTTGACAGGAGTGTGGAGTGCACTGGCAACATCAATGCCATGGTTTCAGCTTTTGAATGTGTTCATGAT GGATGGGGTGTGGCTGTGCTGGTCGGAGTCCCCAACAAAGATGCCGTTTTCATGACAAAGCCCATCAACATTCTCAACGAAAGAACGCTCAAGGGGACATTTTTTGGGAACTACAAACCTCGGAGTGATATCCCTTCTGTTGTTGATATGTACTTGAACAAG AAACTGGAGTTGGATAAGTTCATCACTCACCGAGTGCCTTTCTCCGAAATCAATAAGGCTTTCGATTTGATGGTGAAGGGAGAGGGCTTGAGGTGCATTATCAATATGGAGGACTAG
- the LOC104426870 gene encoding alcohol dehydrogenase 3 isoform X2, producing the protein MRRNCWRSCLSLASLRGIHGLTRRAYSLGCETGELVGPMTAGHVLPCRAAVAWEAGKPLVIQQVEVAPPQAMEVRMKVKYTSLCHTDLYFWEAKGQTPLFPRIFGHEAAGVVESVGEGVSDVAVGDHVLPVFTGECGECRHCQSEESNMCDLLRINTERGVMLSDGKSRFSINGTPINHFLGTSTFSEYTVVHAGCLAKINPLAPLDKVCIVSCGVSTGLGATLNVAKPKQGSSVAIFGLGAVGLAAAEGARIAGASRIIGVDLNPNRFEEAKKFGVTEFVNPKDYDRPVQQVIAEMTDGGVDRSVECTGNINAMVSAFECVHDGWGVAVLVGVPNKDAVFMTKPINILNERTLKGTFFGNYKPRSDIPSVVDMYLNKKLELDKFITHRVPFSEINKAFDLMVKGEGLRCIINMED; encoded by the exons ATGCGTCGGAATTGCTGGAGGTCGTGCCTCTCTCTCGCCTCTCTAAGAGGAATCCACGGCCTCACACGTCGAGCCTATTCACTTGGATGTGAAACTGGCGAGCTCGTTGGGCCGATGACTGCTGGTCACGTGCTTCCGTGCAGAG CGGCGGTCGCGTGGGAAGCGGGGAAGCCGCTGGTGATCCAGCAGGTGGAGGTGGCTCCGCCGCAGGCCATGGAAGTGAGGATGAAGGTGAAGTACACCTCGCTATGCCACACTGATCTTTACTTCTGGGAGGCCAAG GGGCAGACGCCATTATTTCCTCGCATTTTTGGCCATGAAGCTGCTGG GGTGGTGGAGAGTGTTGGAGAAGGGGTGTCAGATGTTGCAGTTGGGGATCATGTGCTTCCAGTGTTCACAGGGGAGTGTGGAGAATGTAGGCATTGCCAGTCTGAGGAAAGCAACATGTGTGATCTGCTAAGAATCAACACCGAGAGAGGGGTTATGCTTAGTGATGGGAAATCTAGGTTTTCCATAAATGGTACACCAATAAATCACTTTCTGGGCACGTCCACTTTCAGTGAATATACAGTTGTTCACGCAGGCTGTCTAGCAAAGATTAACCCTCTTGCACCTTTGGATAAAGTCTGTATTGTCAGTTGCGGCGTTTCTACGG GATTAGGAGCCACATTGAATGTCGCGAAGCCGAAACAAGGTTCTTCTGTTGCTATATTTGGTCTGGGAGCTGTCGGCCTAGCT GCTGCAGAAGGTGCTAGAATTGCGGGTGCATCAAGAATAATTGGAGTTGATTTGAACCCGAACAGGTTTGAGGAAG CCAAGAAGTTTGGAGTGACCGAATTCGTTAACCCAAAGGATTACGACAGACCTGTTCAACAG GTTATTGCTGAAATGACTGATGGTGGTGTTGACAGGAGTGTGGAGTGCACTGGCAACATCAATGCCATGGTTTCAGCTTTTGAATGTGTTCATGAT GGATGGGGTGTGGCTGTGCTGGTCGGAGTCCCCAACAAAGATGCCGTTTTCATGACAAAGCCCATCAACATTCTCAACGAAAGAACGCTCAAGGGGACATTTTTTGGGAACTACAAACCTCGGAGTGATATCCCTTCTGTTGTTGATATGTACTTGAACAAG AAACTGGAGTTGGATAAGTTCATCACTCACCGAGTGCCTTTCTCCGAAATCAATAAGGCTTTCGATTTGATGGTGAAGGGAGAGGGCTTGAGGTGCATTATCAATATGGAGGACTAG
- the LOC104426873 gene encoding probable pectate lyase 8 produces the protein MPASPRWLSVSFAAFLVLLVCAGGGASGRELSGSKIEEQTGELQGVKNSSMAGRISVERNEHAVDDPEEVASMVDMSIRNSTARRNLGFFSCGTGNPIDDCWRCDPKWYLRRKRLADCAIGFGRNAVGGRDGKYYVVSDPGDDDPVNPRPGTLRHAVIQDRPLWIVFKRDMVITLKQELLMNSFKTIDGRGANVHIANGACITIQYITNVIIHGVHVHDCKSTGNAMVRSSPSHYGWRTMADGDGISLFGASHVWIDHNSLSNCADGLIDAIMGSTAITISNNYFTHHNEVMLLGHSDSYVKDKTMQVTIAYNHFGEGLIQRMPRCRHGYFHVVNNDYTHWEMYAIGGSAEPTINSQGNRYLAPTNPFAKEVTKRVETSTSMWKSWNWRSEGDLMLNGAFFTPSGAGAGVGYSRASSLGAKSSSLVGPLTSDSGVLVCRRGRAC, from the exons ATGCCAGCGTCTCCGAGATGGCTGTCCGTCAGCTTCGCGGCGTTCCTGGTGCTGCTCGTGTGTGCGGGTGGCGGAGCGAGCGGCAGGGAGCTCTCGGGATCGAA GATCGAAGAGCAGACCGGGGAGCTGCAGGGCGTGAAGAACTCATCAATGGCGGGCAG GATCAGCGTTGAACGGAACGAGCACGCAGTCGATGACCCGGAGGAAGTAGCTTCAATGGTTGATAT GAGCATCCGGAACAGCACGGCGAGGAGGAACCTCGGATTCTTCTCTTGTGGGACCGGGAACCCAATTGATGATTGTTGGCGGTGCGACCCGAAGTGGTACCTCCGTCGGAAACGCCTGGCCGACTGTGCCATTGGTTTCGGGCGCAATGCCGTCGGGGGTCGGGACGGCAAGTACTATGTGGTGAGTGACCCGGGTGATGACGACCCGGTCAACCCACGGCCCGGCACGCTCCGCCATGCGGTCATCCAGGACAGGCCCCTGTGGATAGTGTTCAAGAGAGACATGGTGATCACCCTGAAGCAAGAACTCCTCATGAACAGCTTTAAGACGATTGACGGGCGCGGGGCCAACGTGCACATCGCTAATGGGGCCTGCATTACGATTCAATACATCACTAATGTCATCATCCACGGTGTTCATGTTCACGACTGCAAGTCCACCGGCAACGCCATGGTTCGAAGCTCGCCTTCGCATTACGGGTGGAGGACGATGGCTGACGGGGACGGCATTTCCCTTTTTGGTGCGAGCCACGTTTGGATCGACCACAATTCTCTCAGCAACTGCGCCGACGGCCTTATCGATGCTATTATGGGCTCAACTGCTATTACAATCTCCAACAACTATTTCACGCATCACAATGAG GTGATGCTACTAGGTCATAGTGATTCTTATGTAAAAGACAAGACCATGCAAGTGACCATTGCCTACAATCATTTTGGAGAAGGGCTCATCCAAAGAATGCCCAG ATGTAGACACGGGTACTTCCATGTGGTGAACAATGACTATACGCACTGGGAGATGTACGCAATAGGCGGGAGCGCCGAGCCCACCATCAACAGCCAGGGCAATCGGTACCTTGCTCCCACAAACCCCTTCGCCAAGGAG GTGACAAAGAGAGTCGAAACATCGACAAGCATGTGGAAGAGCTGGAACTGGAGATCAGAAGGAGATCTCATGTTGAACGGAGCATTCTTCACACCCTCGGGAGCTGGAGCCGGAGTCGGCTATTCCCGGGCTTCAAGCTTAGGGGCTAAATCTTCTTCCTTAGTCGGTCCACTGACGTCCGACTCTGGAGTGCTTGTTTGCCGCCGGGGCCGTGCGTGCTAG